A window of Aeromicrobium duanguangcaii genomic DNA:
GGCCTCGATGAGGTCACGCAGCTCGTCGACGCCCTCGGGCCGGCCCAGCAGGGACAGGACGCGGGCGTCGCCGGTGACGTCGGCCGTCCGCGCCACGAGGACGGTGCGCTTGCCCTCGCGCAGGTCGTCGCCGGCCGGCTTGCCGGTGTCGGCGGGGTCGCCGAAGACGCCGAGCACGTCGTCACGCAGCTGGAAGGCCTCGCCCAGCGGCAGGGCCACGTCGGTCAGGCGGGACAGCAGCGTGTCGTCGCCCCCGGCGAGCGCCGCACCCACGTGCAGCGGCCGCTCGATCGTGTACTTGGCGGACTTGAACCGGATGACGTGCATGGCGCTGGCAACGTCGAGCGTCTCGCGGGTCTGGGTCAGCACGTCGAGGAACTGGCCGGAGACGACCTCGGACTTGCAGGCGTCCCACAGCAGCGCCGTCCGGGAGTCGGGCTCGGCGCGACGGAAGTGCTCGTCGGCCCACGACAGCATGAGGTCTCCGAGCAGTATCGCGACCCGGGCGCCGTACTGCTCGGGGTCGCCGACCGCGCCGGCCGCGACGTGGCGCGCCTCGAAGTCGCGGTGCACGCTCGGCCGGCCGCGGCGCGTGTCCGAGCCGTCCATGAGGTCGTCGTGGACCAGGGCGCTGCCCTGGAGCCACTCGAAGGCGGCGCCGGCGGCGGCGATGCGCGGATCGGCGGGGGAGCCGCCGGCGAGCAGCCAGCCCGCGTGGCAGAAGGTCGGCCGGAACAGCTTGCCGCCGACGGTGAAGTCGACCGCCGCCTGCACGAGGTCGCCGACCGCCGGGTCGACCTCGGTCAGCAGGACGCGCTGGTCCGCGACGAAGGAGTCCAGCTGTCGGGCGACAGCTGTCCGAAAAGTGGGATCGTCTGCCGGGCTGGTCACCTCGGTGACGATACCGTTGTGGTCATGCCCGACACCGACGACGCCGCACGCGAGGACCCGATCCTGCAGGCTCTCGCCTCCGACCGGCCCGCGGTCTCGTTCGAGTTCTTCCCGCCCAAGGACGACGAGGGCGAAGCCCAGCTGTGGCGCACGATCGACGATCTCGCGCCTCTCGAGCCGACCTTCGTCTCGGTGACGTACGGCGCCGGAGGGACCAGCCAGGACCGCACGGTCCGCATCACCGAGCGCATCGCGCGCGAGGCCCCCATGCCGCCCGTCGGCCACCTGACCCTGGTCGGCCAGAGCCGCGGTGAGATCGAGACCGTGCTGAAGCAGTACGTCGCCGCCGGCGTGCGGCACGTGCTCGCCCTGCGCGGCGACCCGGCCGGTGGCCCCCGCGCCCCGTGGGAGCCGCACCCCGACGGCATGAGCCACGCGATCGAGCTGGTCGAGCTGGTGCACGAGGTCGGCGGGCTCTCGGTGGGCGTCGCAGCCTTCCCCGAGGGACATCCCGACGCGGACGGACTCGACGCCGACGCCGACGTCCTCGTGGCCAAGGCCCGGGCCGGCGCGTCGTTCGCGATCTCGCAGCTGTTCTTCCGCGCGGACGACTACTTCGGCCTCGTCCGCCGCATCCGTGAGCGCGGCTGCGACCTGCCGATCGTGCCGGGCATCATGCCGATCCTGAACCTCAAGCAGGTGGCCCGGATGGCCGAGCTCTCCGGCGCCGAGATGCCGCGCGAGGTGCTCGACCAGATCGAGCCGCTCGCCGACGACCCGAAGGCGGTGCGGGCCAAGGGCATCGACCTCGCGACCGAGCTGTGCCGCGAGCTGATCGCCGGCGGCGCCCCGGGCCTGCACTTCATGACGCTCAACCGCTCGCCCGCGACCCGCGAGATCTTCGAGCGGCTGCGCGCCGACGACGTGATCTGAGCCCGCTGCCTCGCGTCAGCGGGGAACGGCGCCGAGGTGCTCCGCCAGGGCGGCGGTGCCCATGCCCGTGACCTCGAGCGAGGCACCGGGCGACGCGGCGGCGCCCACGAGCCACAGTCCGGGGCGCGGGCTCCTGGCCGGGCGCGGCAGGTCGTCCGACGTCGGGGGAGCGGGGACGCTCTCCCTCCAGGTCACGCGCGGTGTCAGGTCGAGCCCGTGACGGGCCAGCACCGCCAGCGGATCCACGTCACGGCGGGCCTCGAACACCCAGCCGTCCGGGCCCGAGCGCCAGCCGCGCACGACGTCGCGGTCGTGGACCACCAGGTCGTCCGGCACGTCGGGGTCACCGTCCAGCCGGACCGCGGTGTGCTCCAGGGTCGGCGCCGTCGGGGACGCCAGCGGATCGGTCCCCGTCGCCCACACCACGACGTCGGCCTCGCGGGTCGACCCGTCCGCGAGCTCGACCCCGCTCTCGACCGGTCGGGCGACGTCGACGCCGGTCTCGACCGTCACCTTGCGTTCGCGCAGGCGCGTCGTGAGCGCCGCGGCCAGGCCGGCGCTGCCGCCGTCGAACCGCCAGCGGCCGAAGTTCCGCTCGACGTAGTGCCACACGGCCAGCACGCCCGGAGCCGCCTCGGTGAGGCCGGGCAGGTCCGCCGCGAGCCGGCGCAGGCGCGAGTCGCGCAGGGGGCGGACGACGTCCCTCAGGGACCGGTCGCTCCACGTCACCGCGGCGACGGGGGAGTCCGGCGTGTGTGCCACCTCGAACACGCGGCGGCGCAACTCGTTCCATGGGGCGGGCGACTCGTCGACCCACGGCGACCAGGCGTCGGAGCCGAAGGCCGAGACGACGGCGTCGACCTGGGCGCCGCGCGTGCCGAAGGGCAGGTCGAGCGTCACCGTCCGCCGGGGCCAGCGGGCCGGCAGCACGTGGTGGCGCGGGCCGGCCGGGGTGATCGCGATGAGGGCGTCCATGGGGCGCCCGGACTTGCGGAAGAGGTCACGGAAGACACCGGGCAGCGTCACACTCTCGGGGCCGGCGGCCCAGCGGTCGTCGCCGATCCGGATCCCCAGCAGGCGGCCACCCGGCTCGGTCTCGCGCTCCAGGACGGTGACGTCGTGCCTCAGCTTGGCCAGCCGAGCCGCGGCCGACAGGCCGGCGAATCCACCACCCACGACCAGGATGCGTGCCATGGTCAGGCCCTCCGCGCGGACGCCGCCACACCGGCGGAACGGTCTCCGTCGGGCCGGTCGGTGGGTCGGTCGAGGGCCGAGGGATCCATGCCGTGACCGTACCGCGAGCGGCTCGACCCACCGCCCTGTGGGAAGGTGACGTCATGGGTCCGATCCGTGGCGTCCTGGCATGGCAGTGCGTGCTCGACGCATTGGTGCAGGCCGGCGCCGACGACGACGGATCCGGCTCCCTGGACGTGCTCGACCTCGGTGGCGGCACCGGCTCGGACGCCGTCCGGGTCGCGGCGCTGGGCCACCGTGTCACGGTCGTCGACCCCAGCCCCGACGCCCTCGCCGCCTCGGCGCGACGCGCGACCGAGGCCGGGGTGCAGATCGAGGGACTGCTCGGGGACTCCGCAGACCTCGCCGAGCACGTGGCGGACGGATCGATCGACCTGGTGATCTGCCACGGCGTCCTGGAGCACGTGCTCGACCCGGCGCAGGCCGTCGACGCGGCCCGTGCCGCGCTCCGGCCCGGCGGCTGGCTCAGCGTGCTGGTCGGGGGCCGGGTCGCGGCCGTCGCGGCCCGCGCCGCGGCGGGTGACTTCGCCGGAGCCCGCGCCCTCGTGGAGGCCACCCCGGACGCGTCCTGGGACCTCGCCGGCCTCGGCCCGCGCCGCTGGCTGCTCGAGGAGCTCGAGGCCCTGCTGTCCGGTCATGGGCTGACGCCCGTCCTGGCCCAGGGAGTCAGGGTTCTCAGCGACGAGGTGCCCGGTGTCGTCGTCGACGGATCCGCGGGCGCCCGCGAGCAGTTGTACGCGTTGGAGCGCGAGGTCCGCCGGATTCCCCAGTTCGCGGGACGTTCGGCTGGTTTGCAGACCATGGCCCGCCTAGAATCAACATCACACCCCTGATCAAGGAGTCCACCGTGCCACTGTCGGACGAAGAGGCCCGACTGCTCGCCCAACTGGAGCAGTCCTTGGCCGAAGAGGATCCCGAGTTCGCGTCCACGTTGCGCGGCTCCAAGTTGATCGCGCACAACCGTCGTGTCGCGGCCATCTGCGTCGTGGGCTTCCTGGCCGGTATCGCGATGTTGCTGGGCGGAGCCGTGTCCAAGATGACCTGGATCGGCGCCGCGGGCTTCATCGTGATGGTGGCGTCCGCCTACCTGTTCGTCCGTGCCTGG
This region includes:
- a CDS encoding polyprenyl synthetase family protein, which encodes MTSPADDPTFRTAVARQLDSFVADQRVLLTEVDPAVGDLVQAAVDFTVGGKLFRPTFCHAGWLLAGGSPADPRIAAAGAAFEWLQGSALVHDDLMDGSDTRRGRPSVHRDFEARHVAAGAVGDPEQYGARVAILLGDLMLSWADEHFRRAEPDSRTALLWDACKSEVVSGQFLDVLTQTRETLDVASAMHVIRFKSAKYTIERPLHVGAALAGGDDTLLSRLTDVALPLGEAFQLRDDVLGVFGDPADTGKPAGDDLREGKRTVLVARTADVTGDARVLSLLGRPEGVDELRDLIEASGALTEVERDIDRLVAQAERAIAVLGDEAAAVLDPLVDAATRRVR
- the metF gene encoding methylenetetrahydrofolate reductase [NAD(P)H], which translates into the protein MPDTDDAAREDPILQALASDRPAVSFEFFPPKDDEGEAQLWRTIDDLAPLEPTFVSVTYGAGGTSQDRTVRITERIAREAPMPPVGHLTLVGQSRGEIETVLKQYVAAGVRHVLALRGDPAGGPRAPWEPHPDGMSHAIELVELVHEVGGLSVGVAAFPEGHPDADGLDADADVLVAKARAGASFAISQLFFRADDYFGLVRRIRERGCDLPIVPGIMPILNLKQVARMAELSGAEMPREVLDQIEPLADDPKAVRAKGIDLATELCRELIAGGAPGLHFMTLNRSPATREIFERLRADDVI
- a CDS encoding phytoene desaturase family protein, translated to MARILVVGGGFAGLSAAARLAKLRHDVTVLERETEPGGRLLGIRIGDDRWAAGPESVTLPGVFRDLFRKSGRPMDALIAITPAGPRHHVLPARWPRRTVTLDLPFGTRGAQVDAVVSAFGSDAWSPWVDESPAPWNELRRRVFEVAHTPDSPVAAVTWSDRSLRDVVRPLRDSRLRRLAADLPGLTEAAPGVLAVWHYVERNFGRWRFDGGSAGLAAALTTRLRERKVTVETGVDVARPVESGVELADGSTREADVVVWATGTDPLASPTAPTLEHTAVRLDGDPDVPDDLVVHDRDVVRGWRSGPDGWVFEARRDVDPLAVLARHGLDLTPRVTWRESVPAPPTSDDLPRPARSPRPGLWLVGAAASPGASLEVTGMGTAALAEHLGAVPR
- a CDS encoding class I SAM-dependent methyltransferase, with translation MTVPRAARPTALWEGDVMGPIRGVLAWQCVLDALVQAGADDDGSGSLDVLDLGGGTGSDAVRVAALGHRVTVVDPSPDALAASARRATEAGVQIEGLLGDSADLAEHVADGSIDLVICHGVLEHVLDPAQAVDAARAALRPGGWLSVLVGGRVAAVAARAAAGDFAGARALVEATPDASWDLAGLGPRRWLLEELEALLSGHGLTPVLAQGVRVLSDEVPGVVVDGSAGAREQLYALEREVRRIPQFAGRSAGLQTMARLESTSHP
- a CDS encoding DUF3040 domain-containing protein, whose amino-acid sequence is MPLSDEEARLLAQLEQSLAEEDPEFASTLRGSKLIAHNRRVAAICVVGFLAGIAMLLGGAVSKMTWIGAAGFIVMVASAYLFVRAWRRGISGAQEPTRPAPSSPRGPKGSGSFVERMEERWQRRQDDGY